The following are encoded in a window of Limibacter armeniacum genomic DNA:
- a CDS encoding alpha/beta hydrolase: MAQKVNFKNSNNEQITMSAVINFPEGFDKNKHYPAVVVSHPGGGVKEQTAGLYAQKLAENGFVTIAYDASYQGESTGEPRQLENPYIRTEDVSAVIDYLTTLPYVDNDRIGAMGICAGGGYTANAAINDRRIKAVGTVSAVNIGSMFRNGWDNNVKDAEAIPYVDAGSQARTSDASGNDIATIPLAPLRKEDAPNAELEEAWEYYHTDRCQYPTAPGYATARSLNQIITYDAYNKAEAFLTQPLQVIAGSNAGSKWMSDDLFERASSTNKKFHVVEGANHMSLYDVPKYVDEAASVLAPFFTSNL; this comes from the coding sequence ATGGCTCAAAAAGTAAATTTCAAGAACAGTAATAATGAGCAAATCACTATGTCTGCCGTTATCAACTTTCCCGAAGGATTTGATAAAAACAAGCATTACCCCGCTGTTGTAGTCAGTCACCCAGGTGGTGGTGTGAAAGAACAAACTGCAGGACTGTATGCTCAGAAGTTGGCAGAGAACGGTTTTGTCACTATAGCTTATGACGCATCCTATCAAGGCGAAAGTACAGGTGAACCTCGCCAGCTAGAAAACCCTTATATCAGGACAGAGGACGTTAGTGCTGTCATAGACTACCTGACTACACTTCCATATGTTGACAATGACAGAATTGGCGCTATGGGGATTTGTGCTGGTGGCGGGTATACAGCCAATGCAGCAATCAATGACCGTCGTATCAAAGCTGTTGGAACCGTAAGCGCCGTTAATATTGGTTCCATGTTCCGAAATGGATGGGACAACAATGTAAAAGATGCAGAAGCGATTCCTTACGTGGATGCAGGTTCTCAAGCAAGAACAAGTGATGCAAGTGGTAATGATATCGCTACCATTCCATTGGCTCCATTGAGAAAAGAAGATGCACCAAATGCCGAACTGGAGGAAGCATGGGAGTACTACCATACTGATCGTTGTCAATATCCTACTGCACCAGGGTATGCAACAGCCAGAAGCTTAAATCAGATCATTACCTATGATGCCTACAATAAGGCAGAAGCTTTCCTTACTCAACCGCTTCAGGTTATTGCAGGTAGCAATGCCGGCAGTAAATGGATGAGTGATGACCTGTTCGAACGAGCATCAAGTACCAACAAAAAATTCCATGTTGTAGAGGGAGCAAATCATATGTCTTTGTATGATGTACCAAAGTATGTAGATGAAGCGGCTTCTGTACTTGCCCCATTCTTTACTTCCAATTTGTAA
- a CDS encoding helix-turn-helix domain-containing protein, whose translation MNMIPANESADAKVFTMLENLSDLIPMYNSYFNDWNIKVFNRTQYPCQNYLSANRRNFYKIHLITQGEGLLTIGLNHYHIHQPTILFLHPNDILSWRSLAAPGEEKGHFLLIRKNFIGHLPMLKLTIDTLGLFSNKARSVITLGNEVIPRFERLWVNIHQEVESNKDFVLESVQAHLQLLLVDSMREGKFSSPEPVRGEYSHVHRFFRLLEEQIAEAGLDNPLKMRTAKEYAVSLDLHPNYLNKILKEQTGENVSTHIRNRLIEQVKILLSQSSLGMQDISYIVGFSDYSNFHYFFKNNTGITPTEFRKVNQDKFDTLSG comes from the coding sequence ATGAACATGATACCTGCCAATGAGTCTGCCGATGCGAAAGTCTTTACCATGCTAGAGAACCTCTCAGATCTTATTCCTATGTACAACAGCTACTTCAACGACTGGAACATCAAGGTTTTTAACAGGACTCAATACCCTTGCCAGAACTACCTTTCCGCTAACCGACGTAACTTCTATAAAATACACCTGATTACCCAAGGAGAGGGTCTACTGACCATTGGGCTGAATCATTACCATATCCATCAACCTACCATTTTATTTCTTCACCCAAATGATATCCTTTCATGGAGAAGTCTTGCTGCTCCAGGGGAAGAGAAAGGACATTTCCTGTTGATCAGGAAAAACTTTATAGGTCACCTCCCGATGTTGAAGCTTACCATTGATACATTGGGACTGTTTTCAAACAAAGCAAGAAGTGTGATCACACTGGGTAATGAGGTAATACCCAGATTTGAGAGGTTGTGGGTAAATATTCATCAAGAGGTTGAGTCCAATAAGGATTTTGTACTTGAATCTGTACAGGCTCATCTACAGCTGCTACTAGTGGACAGTATGAGGGAAGGGAAATTTTCAAGTCCGGAACCAGTCAGAGGAGAGTATAGCCATGTACACAGGTTCTTCAGGCTGCTTGAGGAGCAAATCGCTGAAGCTGGGCTGGACAATCCATTGAAAATGCGTACCGCTAAAGAATATGCCGTATCCCTTGACTTACATCCTAACTATCTTAACAAGATACTGAAGGAACAGACAGGTGAAAATGTGAGTACACATATCAGGAATCGTCTAATTGAACAGGTCAAGATTCTGCTAAGTCAAAGCTCTCTAGGAATGCAGGATATAAGTTATATTGTAGGGTTTTCAGACTACTCGAACTTTCATTATTTTTTTAAGAATAATACGGGCATTACTCCTACCGAATTCAGGAAAGTGAATCAGGATAAGTTCGACACTCTTTCAGGATAG
- a CDS encoding PD-(D/E)XK nuclease-like domain-containing protein, translating into MLKVNYKIITMPEEDYRRLPAISNSDLTTAKYLLAGIPQPKPQVAFKFGRAVHMALLEPERWKIFSQDKEPELCAKVEELAAFAMHNFPLQKMLAKSYTRKEQVVLWQCPSTGIACKARLDLYRERQFIADLKTTSASSRNEFLNHAEQFDYDRQLAFYGMILQPERYTLAGISKKKLGTVYFIHYFHQDRFIMRGRQKAIHLLQNLQKRPDIIRLVLQARE; encoded by the coding sequence ATGCTAAAAGTCAACTACAAGATCATCACCATGCCCGAGGAAGACTACCGCCGCCTTCCTGCCATCTCCAATAGCGACCTGACCACTGCCAAGTATTTATTGGCAGGCATTCCCCAACCCAAGCCTCAAGTAGCATTCAAGTTCGGCAGAGCCGTACACATGGCATTACTAGAACCCGAACGTTGGAAGATATTCTCACAGGACAAAGAACCGGAGCTATGCGCCAAGGTCGAAGAACTGGCTGCATTCGCAATGCATAATTTTCCACTTCAAAAAATGCTAGCCAAGTCATACACTCGCAAGGAACAGGTAGTGCTATGGCAATGCCCTAGTACAGGAATAGCTTGTAAAGCCAGATTGGACCTCTATAGAGAACGTCAGTTTATAGCTGATCTCAAGACCACTTCGGCAAGCAGTAGGAACGAGTTTCTTAACCACGCCGAACAGTTTGACTATGACAGGCAGTTAGCCTTCTACGGCATGATCCTACAGCCCGAACGCTACACGCTTGCGGGTATCAGCAAAAAGAAACTCGGTACTGTGTATTTTATCCACTACTTCCATCAGGACCGTTTCATAATGAGAGGCAGACAGAAAGCCATCCATCTTTTGCAAAATTTACAGAAAAGACCAGACATCATCAGGCTAGTACTACAGGCAAGGGAATAG
- a CDS encoding L-dopachrome tautomerase-related protein, with amino-acid sequence MKINVIHFLLSLLLLFVTGQFSAYGQPENAEVYAITREAVGDIAFTAKGELVVSYHPFFNPEIRVAKVISGTDTKPFPNLAWNTPCEDSDRFLSAVSAVRTDANGVVWMLDMGTANNIAPKMVGWDTKNDKLFKVYNIPDQVCLKTSQFDDFVVDLLHGVFIIADVGIASEGDGSQAGLVVLDMQTGQSRRVLEGHYTTTPEEVPLLYKQKHLSRNGKPILVGVDGITADRKNEWLYFAPLNGRQVYRMKIAALIDPNLSIQQMEAGIEVYAAKPNNSGLSIDRQNNLYLTNPENASVDIIFQSDKSVDQYAINELLDWPTSLSFNANDGYMYISDAQLHLGATFNEGKDRTTSPFYIFRVKPLAKGIEGR; translated from the coding sequence ATGAAAATCAATGTTATCCATTTCCTGCTGTCGCTCCTGTTACTTTTTGTGACAGGTCAATTTTCAGCTTATGGACAGCCTGAAAATGCGGAAGTCTATGCCATCACCCGAGAAGCAGTGGGTGATATCGCCTTTACTGCTAAAGGTGAATTAGTGGTGAGCTACCATCCCTTTTTCAATCCAGAAATCAGGGTGGCAAAAGTGATATCCGGAACTGACACAAAACCATTTCCCAATCTGGCATGGAATACACCATGTGAAGATAGTGATCGTTTCCTGTCTGCCGTATCCGCTGTACGAACCGATGCAAATGGTGTGGTATGGATGCTTGACATGGGTACTGCCAACAATATTGCACCAAAAATGGTAGGATGGGATACGAAGAATGATAAGTTATTCAAGGTTTATAATATTCCTGATCAGGTTTGTCTAAAGACATCCCAGTTTGATGACTTTGTTGTAGACCTATTGCATGGTGTATTTATTATTGCCGACGTGGGGATTGCAAGTGAAGGCGACGGTAGTCAGGCGGGGCTTGTGGTACTGGATATGCAAACAGGCCAGAGCAGAAGGGTGTTGGAGGGGCACTACACGACAACCCCTGAGGAGGTACCGTTACTTTACAAGCAGAAACACCTGTCAAGGAATGGGAAACCTATTCTTGTAGGTGTTGATGGCATTACGGCTGACAGGAAAAATGAATGGCTGTACTTTGCCCCTCTGAATGGAAGACAAGTTTATAGGATGAAAATTGCAGCATTGATTGACCCGAACCTTTCCATTCAGCAAATGGAAGCTGGGATAGAAGTCTATGCTGCCAAACCCAATAACAGTGGCTTAAGCATTGACCGTCAGAATAACCTTTACCTGACCAATCCGGAAAATGCCAGTGTGGATATTATTTTCCAGTCTGATAAGTCAGTGGATCAATATGCCATCAATGAACTGTTGGATTGGCCAACTTCGCTGAGCTTCAATGCCAACGATGGGTATATGTACATTTCTGATGCTCAGCTGCATCTGGGAGCTACCTTCAACGAGGGAAAAGACAGGACTACGTCGCCATTTTATATATTCAGGGTCAAGCCTTTGGCGAAAGGAATAGAAGGACGATAG
- a CDS encoding SymE family type I addiction module toxin, which produces MKTTFKIMQRKYYRRRFREVCFPSLALEGKQLQTAGFAAGEKVKVSIEHHKITIEKC; this is translated from the coding sequence ATGAAAACCACCTTCAAGATTATGCAGCGCAAGTACTACCGCCGCCGCTTCCGCGAGGTATGCTTCCCTTCGTTAGCCCTAGAAGGCAAACAGCTCCAAACCGCCGGTTTTGCCGCAGGCGAAAAGGTCAAGGTCAGCATCGAGCACCACAAAATCACCATCGAAAAATGTTGA
- a CDS encoding SDR family NAD(P)-dependent oxidoreductase, whose product MMEERKVWFITGASKGLGLSIVKAALLMGDKVIATVRQGSEGLNLGYSTDQLYILKLDVTNEQQVKAATAKALDKFGRIDVLVNNAGVGLLAGVEEASAKEVFDNFNTNVFGLLNVIRNILPYMRGARSGHIINIASIGGLDAYPGWAIYDAAKNAVIGITEGLSKEMDQFGIKATVVIPGLFRTGFLDKSSLVRGAKPIEDYSNTVGQMRWLTTATNHKQSGDPDKFACAITKIAYSHKPPVHLLLGADALDRYRTKAIKMDYMVEQWLPVTMDTAFDLELPLTDSSHSQTDSETSQYNLN is encoded by the coding sequence ATGATGGAAGAAAGAAAAGTCTGGTTTATTACCGGAGCTTCGAAGGGATTAGGACTCAGCATCGTAAAAGCTGCCCTGCTAATGGGCGACAAAGTGATTGCTACTGTACGCCAAGGTTCAGAAGGGTTGAACTTAGGCTACAGTACAGATCAGTTGTATATTCTGAAACTGGATGTCACCAATGAACAGCAGGTGAAAGCGGCTACAGCTAAGGCTTTAGACAAGTTTGGACGAATAGATGTCCTTGTCAATAATGCTGGTGTCGGTTTGCTGGCGGGCGTGGAAGAGGCGTCAGCCAAAGAGGTATTTGACAACTTCAACACCAATGTTTTTGGGCTATTGAATGTGATCCGCAACATACTGCCTTACATGCGTGGGGCCAGGTCAGGTCATATCATCAATATTGCTTCTATAGGGGGGCTGGATGCTTACCCTGGCTGGGCGATCTATGATGCGGCAAAAAATGCGGTAATAGGTATAACTGAGGGGTTATCTAAGGAGATGGATCAGTTTGGGATTAAAGCCACTGTCGTGATTCCTGGACTTTTCAGAACAGGTTTTCTAGATAAATCATCACTTGTCAGAGGTGCCAAACCAATAGAAGACTACAGTAATACAGTAGGACAAATGAGATGGCTTACCACAGCAACAAACCACAAACAGAGTGGGGATCCTGATAAGTTTGCCTGCGCCATTACCAAAATCGCCTACAGCCATAAACCACCTGTGCACTTATTGCTAGGGGCAGATGCGTTGGACCGTTATCGTACAAAAGCCATTAAAATGGATTATATGGTTGAGCAGTGGCTTCCGGTAACAATGGATACAGCATTTGACTTAGAGCTCCCCCTAACCGATTCCAGCCATTCACAGACTGATTCAGAGACATCTCAGTACAATCTAAACTGA